One genomic region from Electrophorus electricus isolate fEleEle1 chromosome 23, fEleEle1.pri, whole genome shotgun sequence encodes:
- the cxxc1a gene encoding CXXC-type zinc finger protein 1a codes for MDSEVSDQPSGPEMSLTRENAPVYCICRKPDINCFMIGCDSCNEWFHGDCINISEKMAKSIRVWYCEKCRNKDDSLEIKYRPRKSREKEIESDGMEKQLDHGTPDFKVDRRRGSRIKRSARMCGECEPCRRTEDCAQCDFCKDMKKFGGPNKIRQKCRLRQCEVRARKMLRVKEDEYSTYKDVELLHEDGGLSDDYSENELELYQQYRAGRYGDHGWNSDEDDGPYLDPAMRKRAVKVKHVKRREKRSEKKKEENKSRKHKPKQKHRDKVRHSERTEPRDSGGTRQCLGPSCVEAARPNSKYCSDDCGMKLAANRIYEILPQRIQQWQQSPCIAEEQGKKLLERIRREQQLARLRLTDMEKRFHELEGIIAKAKQQVVQHDEEVNEGDDDTDLQIFCVSCSHPVNPKVALRHMERCYAKYESQTSFGSMYPTRIDGATRLFCDVYNPQSKTYCKRLQVLCPEHSRDPKVPADEVCGCPLVRDVFEPTGEYCRVSKRKCNKHYCWEKLRRAEVDLERVRVWYKLDELFEQERNVRTAMTNRAGLLALMLHQTIQHDPHSTDLRSGKDR; via the exons atg GATAGTGAGGTGTCAGACCAACCTTCCGGACCAGAGATGAGTCTGACCCGAGAAAATGCACCGGTTTATTGTATTTGTCGTAAACCAGATATCAATTGCTTCATGAT TGGTTGTGACAGCTGCAATGAGTGGTTTCATGGCGACTGCATTAATATATCagaaaaaatggcaaaatcaaTTAGAGTGTGGTATTGTGAGAAATGTCGCA ATAAAGACGACTCTTTAGAGATCAAATATCGTCCCAGGAAGAGTCGGGAGAAAGAAATTGAGTCAGACGGAATGGAGAAGCAACTTGACCACGGCACGCCAGATTTTAAAGTTGATCGTCGGCGCGGCTCACGG ATTAAGCGCTCAGCACGCATGTGTGGGGAGTGCGAGCCCTGCAGACGGACAGAGGATTGCGCACAGTGTGACTTCTGTAAAGACATGAAGAAGTTCGGCGGGCCCAACAAGATCAGACAAAAGTGTCGGCTCAGGCAGTGTGAAGTACGCGCCCGG AAAATGCTGCGTGTGAAGGAGGATGAATATTCCACATATAAAGACGTGGAGCTGCTCCATGAAGATGGCGGCCTGTCAGACGACTACAGCGAGAATGAACTGGAGCTGTACCAGCAATACCGTGCTGGCAGATACGGAGACCAC GGCTGGAACAGTGATGAGGATGATGGTCCATACCTTGATCCTGCCATGCGAAAAAGAGCAGTGAAGGTGAAACATGTGAAGAGGAGGGAAAAGCGCTCAGAGAAAAAG AAAGAGGAGAATAAGTCCCGCAAACACAAGCCGAAACAAAAGCATCGGGACAAGGTAAGGCACAGTGAGAGGACTGAGCCTCGAGACAGTGGTGGCACCAGGCAGTGTCTCGGGCCGAGCTGCGTGGAGGCAGCACGGCCTAACTCCAAGTACTGCTCTGACGACTGCGGCATGAAACTCGCCGCCAA CCGGATCTATGAGATCCTCCCCCAACGCAtccagcagtggcagcagagCCCCTGTATTGCTGAGGAGCAGGGAAAGAAGCTTCTAGAACGCATCCGTCGAGAGCAGCAGCTGGCCCGCTTGAGGCTCACCGACATGGAGAAGCGCTTTCACGAGCTGGAGGGCATCATTGCTAAAGCAAAGCAGCAGGTCGTGCAGCATGATGAAGAG GTCAACGAGGGAGATGATGACACAGACCTCCAGATtttctgtgtgtcctgcagtcACCCAGTCAACCCTAAGGTGGCACTGCGCCATATGGAGAGATGTTATGCTAAG tatGAGAGTCAGACATCTTTTGGTTCTATGTATCCCACACGAATAGATGG tgcaaCACGGCTGTTCTGTGATGTGTACAATCCTCAAAGCAAAACTTACTGTAAGAGGCTTCAAGTTCTCTGTCCCGAGCACTCCCGAGATCCCAAG GTACCGGCGGACGAGGTGTGCGGGTGTCCACTGGTGCGCGACGTCTTTGAGCCCACGGGGGAGTACTGCCGAGTGTCAAAGCGCAAGTGCAACAAACACTACTGCTGGGAGAAGCTGCGCAGGGCAGAGGTGGACCTGGAGCGCGTGCGTGTG TGGTACAAGTTGGACGAGTTGTTCGAACAGGAGCGAAACGTCAGAACGGCCATGACGAATCGCGCGGGGCTCCTCGCGCTCATGCTGCATCAGACTATTCAGCATGACCCGCATTCTACGGACCTGCGTAGCGGCAAGGACAGATAG
- the zgc:113363 gene encoding myoD family inhibitor, with product MEVQHQDGRLDSGNEQPKNCENCSKHVTKAEDTAETGDVTDPHSAEIPCSHGVDHRGSDESLTDTVITNEDALLLPDHVPGITHKTGKESPGHLSGPSPQDSGTNGSSAICTPPTGSTGQRASDSVHLPKCNEHSQSCNNHLPSTAKSQSLKTNARQIQEAAEGDCCVHCVLACLFCEVLSLCSALAQCLACGLECNALCCCAEAGGGLTCCSSEDPCSTLLDCAILEDCCQSSDCLEMCLDCCSICFPA from the exons ATGGAAGTCCAACATCAGGACGGCAGACTGGACAGTGGCAATGAGCAGCCAAAAAACTGTGAAAACTGCAGTAAGCATGTCACCAAAGCAGAGGACACTGCTGAGACAGGAGACGTTACAG ATCCTCACTCAGCAGAGATTCCATGTTCCCATGGAGTAGACCACAGAGGAAGTGATGAGTCTTTGACAGACACTGTTATCACAAATGAGGATGCTTTACTGCTGCCTGACCACGTCCCAGGGATCACCCACAAAACTGGAAAAG AATCTCCTGGGCACCTCAGTGGCCCCAGTCCCCAGGACTCAGGGACCAATGGATCATCGGCAATCTGCACACCCCCCACTGGCTCTACAGGTCAAAGGGCATCTGACTCTGTGCACCTACCCAAGTGCAACGAGCACAGCCAGTCCTGCAATAACCATCTACCGTCCACCGCAAAAAGCCAGAGTTTGAAAACCAATGCCAGACAGATACAGGAAGCGGCAGAAGGTG acTGCTGTGTGCACTGCGTCCTGGCCTGTCTCTTCTGCGAGGTGCTGTCACTCTGCTCGGCGCTGGCCCAGTGCCTCGCTTGTGGTCTGGAGTGCAAtgctctgtgctgctgtgcGGAGGCGGGCGGGGGCCTGACATGCTGCTCCTCCGAGGACCCCTGCTCCACCTTGCTGGACTGCGCCATCCTGGAGGACTGCTGCCAGTCCTCCGACTGCCTGGAGATGTGCCTAGACTGCTGCTCCATCTGCTTCCCTGCTTAG